The DNA window GCGGCGAATCTTGGGCAGGCCCGCCGATTTCGTTGCGCGCGGCCGCGCCGTGCCCGGACGAGGTTGCCGGCCGATCCGTTCGCCGAACTGCGACGGGCCTGTGCCGGAAAGATCCGATCCCCAAGCATTGCGGCGGACAAGCCACGCCGGTTCGTGCGCGGCCGTCCGCCGTGGTGCGAAAAAATGCTGGCCTATTTCTCGGCGTTGCGCAGTTGCTTGTGGCAATTCACGCAACTAAGCGTCAGTTGGGTAAACGCCAGGGCCGCGGCATCCAGATTGTGATCGTCGGCCGCGGTCATCAACTGCTGGTTCGCGTCGCGAAAGATCCGCAACTGCGTGCGGTAGTCGGCCGTATCGCGCCGTCGCACGAGCCCTTCGAGCCGGCTCATGTTGTACATCGACTCGGCACTCTTGCGGATCATGTCGTAGTCCTCGAGCGCCAGCGCCTCGAGCGTGTGCTGCGAGGCCTCGAGCTTGCGCTTCATCCAGACACTCATGGGCTGTTCACCCTCGGGCTCCTGCGCCGTGGCGATCGTCGCCGTCGCGGCGATCACCGCGGCTGCTACCAATCCATTTAGCCACCTCATGGGTATCGACCTTTCTCTGTTCAGCAGGACGGTTCAGACCACGCGGCGTCGGCCGCCGAGCGGACTATTTGAACATGTCTTGCAGTTTTTGCATGCGCGCGACCTCATCGGCGACGACTTGCAGGGCCTTGAGCACTTCCATCGCGGCCACTTGCGACCCGGCGATCAGGTCCTCGGCCAGCTTCTCGGCCGAGAGCACTTCCACGGTCGGCGAAGCGTTCTTCTCGTCGCCGGCCCAGGCCAGGCCATGTTCAATCGCATGTGCCGCTGCACGCAGGTGCATGCCGGCCCCCCGGGCGTCGTTGCGATCAAAGTGTTCACGGGCCGCTTCCTGGTTGTATTTGGCCAGGGCAAAGTGAGCCCGGGCGAACACGCGGTCCATCAGCTTGATGTTCACCGGCTTATCGGCCTTCAGGCCCTCTGCCAGGGCATACAGCTCGAAGACCGACGCTTGCAGGTCTTTCTTGGCACTGCCCCGGGCATTGACCAGGGCCAGCTTGAGCATGGCGCCGCCCTTGCGGATGTTGTTCGCCGCCTCGGCTTTTTCACGGCTCAGAAAGCTGATCCGCGCGCGATGAAAGTGCAGGTTCGGCTCGTCGGCGAGCTGAAACCAAACATCGTCTTCGAGCACCAGCCACCCTTCGGGCACCTGGGGTGTCTTGGTCTCGCTGGTTGCGGCCTCTTCGGCCCAAGCGATGCTCGCCACGCAGGCAAGCAAGACAGCGCCCAGTAAGGCGCTCGCGGTAATCCTGATACGCATGGCTATGTCTCCTTGTATGCAGCGCGTCACTGCGCTAACCGGTTCATGCGGCAATGCAGAACACACGATTCACGCTACTCGACGTTGCTCAGCGCCTGGCTCAACACGCGCAGATGCGCCAGCACCGTGTGATGACGCTGCTTGATCCGTTCGTGTTGCTCGCGCTGTGCGGAGTGCTCGATGGCCACGGCATCGTGGCTCGGCATCAGGTTCGGCGGAACCTGTCCGTTGCCCCCCTTGATGGCTTGCACCAGCAGGTGCTCGTGCTCCAGCATCGACTGTTCGTACAACCGAATCGCCGCTGCGTGTCGAGCCAGCGCCTTGGCATGTGCGTCGAGGGCCTTTTCCACCTTCTTCAGGTCAGCGGCCGACTGCTTCAGTTCGGATTGCCAAGCGCGAATCTGATCGCGCCATAGCGCATCTTCTCCCAGCCAGGCGCGGTGTTCGCGATGCAACTGCTCGGGCGTGGGGCGGACGACGATGCTTCGCCCGCGCGACGTAGTCTTGCTGGCCATGGTTGCCTCCCGCGAAGCGAGCGCTGGTCGCGGCTTCGCAACTCACCTTGCCAATGGATATCTTCCCCCAGCTGAATTGTGAGCAATTCGCATTCCAACGCGTTGTGACGGGTGGCCGCACGACAACCCAGCGACACTTCCTTTTGCAGCGCAGCCAGGAAATGGCCGGTCCAAGCCCGATTGCCGGACGAAAGGCCATGACGCACGAAGAGCGGTGTGCGGGCTGGGAATTCTTGGGGTTGAGCGGTTGCGTCACACTGGCGCGAAGCCGCTCATGCAACGCGCCGGGGGTGATTGCATTGCACGGACGTCTCGGTTTCGACAGCCTGGCGCCGATCGTCTAGACGTCGAGTGCTTGCATTTGGCGCAGCTCTCGTTCGTGGAGCTTTCGACGTAATCCGGGAATCAACAGGGCCGACGCGCCGATGCCGGCAAGCCCCCCCAAGAGCAGCTGCAATTGCACGGCGCGCTCGACCGGCAAGGCCACTGCGAGCAGACCGCAGAGCAACGAAAGTGCGCTCACACCGGCAAACGCGCCGGCCAGGCGCATCATCCAGGTCGGGCTTGCCAGGCCCCGTGCAGCAAGCGCGGAAAGCAGCACGACCAGGAGCATTTGTCCGCCGAGCAACAGAGCCGCCGCCAGCGTTGGCCAGCCGAAGCCGGCGCCCTGCGGCGACAGTGCCTGATTGAGGCCCGCAAGATCGCTCACCTGTACGAGTTCCAAGTCGCTGAGGTAGACCGTGCCGCCGCGCGGCAAGACGACGTTGATTTCGAGCCGCAGGGGGCGCTTCGCCGCATCGACCGGCTCGCCGGGTTGAGAAATCGCGAACGGCAAGGCCAGCTCGCGCCAGTCTTGCGTGCCAGCCAGATGGCCCATGGGGCCCGTCTCGGCCAGCGTTCGGGTAAAGTACGCGAACCCCTCTGGGAAATGGTTCCACATTTCAACAAAGCCGGGCTCGGTGACGCCTTCGCAGCGCACCTTGCCGCGCAGCATGTAGGCGGGACCGCCGACACCAGGCTGGTCGATCACGCAGACCTTTGCGAGCGGAGCCGCGCCTTCGGCAACGCGCACGACAAGCGCGTCGGGCTGCCTATTGTCGCTGGGTTTCGCCAATTCACCGGAGAGCAGGCTTCCCGCCTTGGCTAATTCGCTCCAGCGGATCACCCGGACGACCTTGTTCGCCGCCTGGGCCGGCTGGTTGTGCCCGATCAGGCACAAAGCAGCAACCAGGCAAGCGATCCCCGCCCCGACGACGCGCCGGTTCATGATTCGGTCCCCTCGACTTCTTTGCGATGTGCCGCCAACAAGGCCTTGAGCGACGCCAGGTCGAGTTTGCCGTCGGCATAGAGCAGCCGCGCCGTGCGCTCGAACTCGCTGCGGATCTCTGCGCTTTCGAGCAGCTTGATCCGCTCGATCAAGCGATCGAGGCGCAGACGCACCGTGGGGTACGAAATGCTGTAGATCGACGCCAATTCTTTGAGCGAACCGGAGCAAAGAATGAACCGGCGGACGAACGCCAGGTCTTCGTCGCTCAGCCGATCGAACCACCGCTCGGTGGCGGGTTGCTCGACGTCGATCACGCGCAGCGGCCGATTACCCACGGGCCGTCCTCGGAGGCCATGCCTGCGAAAAATTCAATTCTGAATCAACTTTAGAATTAAATAATCAAAAGTCAATATTCACTTTATTTAGTTTCGTGAGATTTCGCACCGGCCAGATCGCCGGGTTGAGCCGTGCTCAGCAGGAGTTGATGAAGCGCTTCGACCCGGTCGCCGAAACGTGCTTCGCTGGCCACATTGCGCGTCTCGCCGGGGTCATCGTCGTGCCCATAGAGCTCGCGTCCCTGCCGCCCTTGGTCCCACTCGGTGTAGCGCCATTCACGGGTCCGCAGGCTTTGGCCCCAAACCTGCGGACCACGGCGAATGGTGGTCAGGGCAAAGTCTTTGCCCGGAAGTTCCGGTCGGTCGAGAACAGGGCGCAGGCTTCGCCCTTCCAGTTGCGCCGGCCCCGCGATTCCGCAAAGATCGGCCAGCGTGGGATAGAGATCGATGAACTCCGTGATGGCCTGTGTCGACTGCCCGTTACCTGCGGCCCCGGGGGCCCAGACGATCAACGGCGCACGGCATGACCGCTCGAATAACGTGTTCTTGTTCCACCAGCCTCGGGCACCCAGCTCATAGCCGTGATCGCCGATCAAGACCACGATCGTATGGTCCCACAGA is part of the Pirellulales bacterium genome and encodes:
- a CDS encoding DUF2089 domain-containing protein → MGNRPLRVIDVEQPATERWFDRLSDEDLAFVRRFILCSGSLKELASIYSISYPTVRLRLDRLIERIKLLESAEIRSEFERTARLLYADGKLDLASLKALLAAHRKEVEGTES